A stretch of DNA from Synechococcus sp. UW179A:
TGCGGACTCCGGTGACACGGTGCGCTTGACCTGGGTGAAGACGTTGTTCACGAACTTGTTTGCCTGAGCGACCTGATCGTTCGTCGGTGCCTTATCGCAGGGCATCCAGAGGCCGTCCAGATCGTCCAGCAGGCCATCAAAGCCATCCTTCAGGAGGTGCTTTTGCCAGAAGCCCCTGATCGTGGGCGTTGTTCTGATTTGTCGGTTGCGCTTGCTGTCCCAGGCCAGGACCTGATCGCCAACATCCTTCACGCCTTTGGCATTCATTGCCAGTGCAGTGGTCCCTCTGCAGCCAGTCGCAATGATCACGCCCACCAGCCATATCCATTCGGGTTGAGCCTTGCTGTCCAGCAGTTCCTGATAGGCGGCCAGGATCGCTTCATCGCTCACCACTTCCACTAATGGCGGCTTGGCGGGCCTGAAATTCTCTTTGTCCTGGATTTCCAGCGGCACGTTGGCGGCTTTAGCCAGGAGCCTGCAGGCCTCGATCACCTCCCTGCGTTCACGCTTGCGGACATCGGTTTCAAGGATGCATTGCTTGAGCGTGGCGGGTTGCAGCGGTAGCCCCCGTTCCTCCAAGTAGCTGGTGACGTGCTTCACCCAGCGAGCCTTCGCTTCCTCTGTTTGCTGCCGTAGGCCCCGTTCACTGATCTGTATCAGGACTTCACGCTCAATCGCCCGGAGACGGCCCATAGGGAGCACCCGCGTCTTCCTGTCGCCGCCAGTCATCAGGACGGGGACCAGTTCGATTGCCGCTTCCAGTGCCTCGAATTCGGATTTGGCTTTCGTAAGGGTGCGGGCGACGTTCGTCAGATCGGGCAATTGACCTACCAGCAAGAACTGCTCACCCTGCCCAGCGCCTCTATCCACACGCCTCAGGCGGAGCTTTGCGGCTTCCTCTGGCCACTTCGCACGGAGCTGATCTGTGAATGGCTTGAGGGGGAGCTGTGACATGCACCCTTGGAATGTGATGTACCGCTACTGTACCGCCACTGGCTTTCAATCCTTAGAGGCGCCACAAAGATTCCCTGTTTCCATGGGGTGTTCCACACGGTTTTACAGGGATTTATCGATTATTGAGCCGTTCGTGATTGGCGCCTAGCCCTCAGCTGCGTCCCACCACCATGGTGCCGATGCCAGCATCGGTGAACACTTCCAGCAGCAGGGCATGGGCGACGCGTCCATCCACGATGTGGGCAGCCGAAACTCCCTGGGCGAGAGCTCTGATACAACATTCGGTCTTGGGTGTCATGCCCCCGGCCACCACACCCTCGTGAATCAGCTGCCTGGCTTCTGAAAGCTTCAGCTGACGGATCAGCGATCCCGGATCCTCGCGGTTGCGCAGGATGCCTGGTGTGTCCGTTAACAAAATCAGCTTCTCGGCTTGCAGGGCGGCGGCAACTTCGCCGGCCACGGTGTCGGCGTTGATGTTGTGGGCAACTCCATCGGGGTTTGCGGCCACGCTGGAGAGCACGGGCACATAACCACCCTCCAGCAGTGCTTCAAGCACGTCGGGATTGACCTTGGCCACATCGCCGACCATTCCGTGGCTGCCATCTCCCCAGGAGCGGGCTTCCACCAGGCTGCCGTCACTGCCGCTCAGGCCGACCGCTTTGGCGCCAAGTCGGTTGAGTCCGTTCACGATCTGTTTGTTGACTCGGCCAACTAGGACCATTTCCACCACGTCCATCGTTTCGTGGTCAGTCACTCGCAGACCATCCTTGAATTCAGGTGCGATGGCCAGTCGCTTCAACCAGTGATTGATTTCTGGCCCCCCGCCGTGCACAACAACTGGCTGGACTCCAACACTGCAGAGCAATGCCAGATCTCTGAACACGGCTGTTTGTAGCTCGGCATGGGCCATGGCCGCACCGCCGTACTTGACCACGATCCTGCGGCCTGCAAAGCGCTGGATATAAGGAAGAGCCTCACTCAAAACAGAGACTCTGAGGGCATCATCCATTCGCCAGTTCTCCGGAGTCAGCTGGCTGATCGGATGTCGAAACGCCCACTGGCAGAAGAATCAGATCCAGTCGTTCTCCACTTAAAGGGGTGATTGTTGCCTCGAAGCCTTTGGCAAAAAAGCGGCTTAATCGGTCTCTTCGCTCCTGCCAAGTCTGTAAAGGAACGGCCTCACAGGCGAAACGCAGCCGCAGTCCGTAGTGACCGCTCTGAACGATCTCCTCGATTTCCAGCAGCTGAGGAGGGTTGTCTTCATCCCACAGTTTGAGCGATTCCAGAGAACTTTCCAGATGCGCTTTCTGGCCATAGCGCCAACGGGTGACATCGCCGAGAAGTTTCCCCAGTTCAGGAGTGGCCGCCTCACGTTCTCGCTTGAGTTGGGCTTTGGGCGTGATGCGCTTGGCTGGTGGTAATTCCGATGACTTCAAGGCCAGTCCACCCAGCAGGATTGGAATGCCGTAAAAAATGGTCGGAAGGCTCAAGTTGGCGGCGCCGGTGCCGTAGGCCACAGCACCCACCACGGTGAGCACACCTCCGGCGATGGTGACCAGGCTTCCTGGCGAGAGCAGATCGTTCATGCGGCATTGGAAGTGGCGCCATTCTGACCGTGCGGGGTTCAGGATGGATGGGCCTGCGGCCGCAGTTGATGGACAGCACCCGATCGCATGACCAGGATCAGAACTCGACGGAGGATGCAGCTGTGCTGATTCAGCAGCTTGAGCAGGACAGGGCCTGGTTGCTGGAACAGATTGACCGGGGACGATGGCAGGAGTTCCGCCTGGACCTGGCTGCACTCGAGCGTGAGCTTGGCCAGCTGTTGCAGCGAGCCTCAGAGCAGTTCAGTTCCGGCACCGATCAGCGCTGAATCGATTGCTCTGTTTTCAGAACGGAATGTCGTCAGTGTCGGGAACCAGCGGAGCGGTGTTCCACTGCGCTGCAGGCTCTTTCGCAGGCGCAGGAGCCGCCGCCGCTTCAGTCCGTTTGGCAGGAACAGCAGCTACAGGTTGGGCCTGAGCCGTGGCACCGGCTCCTGCTGTCAGCGGGTGCAGTCGGGCGAGTGTGAATTCAGCACGTTTTTCCTTAGTGCCGTCCTGACGGGGCACCGTGTTCATCCGCAGCCTGCCCTCGATCAGCAGACGCTGGCCCACCTGCACGCGATTCTGCAGGTCTTGGGCGAGGTTGCCCCATCCCACCACCTTCAGTTGGCCCCTGGGGTCATCGGGACGCAAGGCATCAAAACCAACCTCCATTTCAGCAATAGGTGTCTGATTGTCTTGGGTGTATCGCAGGGTGGGAGCCTGTAGAACATCCACCTCAAGTACGCAGTGATTCATCCTCGGCCTGGTCGGTGAGCGCCATCCTGATGCACCGCTGGCGGAATCGCCAGAACCATGTGCTGGTCTTTGCTGGAACCGGTGAAGGACCAGCGATCGCCAGGACTCTGCTGGAGTCCGGTCACCGCGTCAGTATCAGCGTTGTCAGTGCAGCTGGGGCAAGGGCTTACTCCGCCATGCATCTGGATGACCTGCATGTGGGACCGTTCCCCTCTCAGCAATCTCTCGAGGAACACCTGGCGGCGCTGGGCGTGACGTTTGTTCTGGATGCGACCCATCCCTTCGCCCTGCAGATCAGTGCCCAACTCCGTTTGGTCTGCTCCATTCTCAATCTGCCGCTGCTTCGATTCGAGCGGCCTGACCATGACATGTCGGATCAATTAGTGCTTTCAACAGTTGCTGATCTCTCGGATTGTGCACTTTCGGGCCAC
This window harbors:
- a CDS encoding DUF2854 domain-containing protein, encoding MNDLLSPGSLVTIAGGVLTVVGAVAYGTGAANLSLPTIFYGIPILLGGLALKSSELPPAKRITPKAQLKREREAATPELGKLLGDVTRWRYGQKAHLESSLESLKLWDEDNPPQLLEIEEIVQSGHYGLRLRFACEAVPLQTWQERRDRLSRFFAKGFEATITPLSGERLDLILLPVGVSTSDQPADSGELANG
- a CDS encoding single-stranded DNA-binding protein; amino-acid sequence: MNHCVLEVDVLQAPTLRYTQDNQTPIAEMEVGFDALRPDDPRGQLKVVGWGNLAQDLQNRVQVGQRLLIEGRLRMNTVPRQDGTKEKRAEFTLARLHPLTAGAGATAQAQPVAAVPAKRTEAAAAPAPAKEPAAQWNTAPLVPDTDDIPF
- the argB gene encoding acetylglutamate kinase; translation: MDDALRVSVLSEALPYIQRFAGRRIVVKYGGAAMAHAELQTAVFRDLALLCSVGVQPVVVHGGGPEINHWLKRLAIAPEFKDGLRVTDHETMDVVEMVLVGRVNKQIVNGLNRLGAKAVGLSGSDGSLVEARSWGDGSHGMVGDVAKVNPDVLEALLEGGYVPVLSSVAANPDGVAHNINADTVAGEVAAALQAEKLILLTDTPGILRNREDPGSLIRQLKLSEARQLIHEGVVAGGMTPKTECCIRALAQGVSAAHIVDGRVAHALLLEVFTDAGIGTMVVGRS